The Oryctolagus cuniculus chromosome 12, mOryCun1.1, whole genome shotgun sequence genomic interval ggcagcgggcatcccatatagcaccTATTttagtccttgctgctcttcttccaattcaggtctctgctctggcctgggaaagagcagaagatggtctaatcCTGAAAGGaggttgaattttgtcaaatgtgtttttatttatttatttatttatttatttattatttttaaaggcataatttctttggattttcattttacttttactggaagattttcagccttcaccttcattcacagtcatgaccatgtttctgtgtttctgcttgtaacacatccttaagcatcttttgtaaagccgtacaagtggtgacaaattctttcaatttctgtggagggagggtagggtaggaagtatcactgtgttcctaaatctgtacatgaattacatgaaattcatttaccttaaataaaaataaaaagtaaacaaaataataaaataaaaaaatcccaagCCTTTTGACCTGCTTTATTATAGGCACATTTTTTGAGTTATTGTCTGCCACAAAAGGAGTcacaaaaaagtaaaacaaataaaaaatccacTCCtgcaatttttttattgttttctttattgtttgttcctttttttctctgttgttgtTCATCTTTGTGGCTTATGGTTTCCTTTATAGACCAagtatgattatttttcttttcatttttgggtATAGTTGCTATCATTGAGTTTTATATGTTcatgtgtctttttatttatttgacagatagagttagacagtgagagagagagagagacagagagagagaggtctttcttccattggttcacctccaaaatggctgccacggctggcgctgcgttgatccgaagccaggagccagttgcttcctcctggtctcctacgtgggtgcaagggcccaagcactcgggccatcctccacttccttcctgggccacagcagagagctggactggaagaggagcaactgggactagaagtggcacccatatgggatgcctgcgccacgggtggaggattaaccaagtgagccacggcgccggtcctcATGTGTCTTATGATGactgattttctttttgcttccaaATGTAGAACTCCCTTAATATTTGCTTTGAGACTGGTGTGGTAGGGATAAATTCATTCAGTTTTCGCTTGCCATGCAAAGACTTTTTTTTGTGTTATGAAAGGTGGCTTTGCTAGGTATCGGATCCCTGACTATAATTTTTTCCTTTGGGATTTGGTCATATAATGCCCTTATTTCCAGCGATTCTTTCCGCAGCAACCGTGGCGTGTGTAGCAAGTGCTGGGGGCCTTCTTACTGAACCCCACTGTGTGATGGGCCTTTGGGTCAGAGTTTATGTTGACTGCGGATATGGCATATAATGGCATCCTTGTTCTTCCAAACCACTAACCAGATATCTGGCTCCACCACATATAAATGGCATTGTTTCCTCAAAATATGCTTTTTCTTCTGCCAATCAAAATTATAGTTTTCAATCTAATTAAAGTTTATTTCCTGTCTCCTATAGGAATACATTCAAGATTGACTTATCACAGTGTTTTCGTTAGCTAAACTTCAGTTCACACAGGATCTCTGAGAATGACTGAGCACATGTTCTACTTCGTTGCATTCTTCACTGATTGTTCTAGTTATTAGTGCTCAATACCGCCCGAGAGCTCAGACTCACTTGAAGCAGGGCTGCAtgtgtttaaatttcattttcaattgctTTTAGTACAGTGTTAGGTAACCAAGATTAGTTGTTAAAATTAGTTCACTTGTTATATGCTGCTGCCTTATGAAATGATGACTTTTTCAACTTTCATTCTCTAAATCTTTTAGTCCAGATGAAAACAATCATAAATTCCCATAAGATTCTTACAGTATCTCTTTTTGTGAACTCAATAATATCATCTTTGTTGTCTAATAAATCCCATTGCAAGATGATTTTTTGGTCAATTCCCTAGTccattaaatattcatttcatcTACAGCTGCTAAAAATGAATGGTTCAattaggtcatttatttatttatttaacatttatttatttaacattatcCTCACGTCCTTTGCCAGAAGTCTACTTAACTGAGTAATCTAAATCCATGGTTCTGCTGTAGCTCTAGTAAGTAGGTTGAATATTTTCCCTTCCTAATTCCATCAGCTAAGCTCTATCACATAGATCTGAGatcaataaaataatgaatatatattggCAGATCTGAGGGGAGAATTCGATTAGGGGTTCAATGGAAGAATTGATCTTCGGGCTATTTGCCATAAAAGTGatacaatattttcttaaagagaaaaaaggtaatgttttaatttgaagaattataaatgtttataagagaaataaatacatattttaaatacatattttaaatgaaagaaaattgctacccaaagaatcaaatacctttcATTAGTCTGGATTTCCATAATGTAGCAAACTTAATGTTCTTCCTCTGGATGAGTATCAGAAAAACTGTTTTTCTGGGTGTTTCTTCTGGATTTTAACTGGGAAATTTTAGTCTTTGAGTTTGCTAATAATTCTCTGgaaatttagaagagttctgcattcATTCATTGAAGGTTCACTATAATGCTGCTTAAGAACCCCTCTATGTGatataattttatgtgtttcttcAGCAAGTTTACCTTTATGCATAAATTCTAAAAGACTCAACAGgtatatatttacacataaatGTGTGTGTAACACATTGTAGACATAAAGCATTTACTAAATATTGGCTATTATTTATAGGACTATATAGATAATTGGATGGATAAATAGGTAGTTAAGTCTGTACAGAATATcttgttttgatttccatttactgccaaaaaaagaaaatgttattttcaatacctcatttaaatattattttgctaTAATCACTATGACTCTATAATTTCCCTTCCAATTAATGTACTAAatgagaagaataaaaataatagtttggAAAAATTCTCACAGAGTAAACAAAATCTACTAAAATAGATTCTTGGATTTGgagattttgtttcctttgaataatgctttcatttaactttttttctttttctttttaatacaggCTTCTACCTGTGAATTAGACAATGGACCTTGCCAATCAGTCTATTGTTTCTGAATTTGTTTTGTTGGGACTCTCTAATTCCTGGGAActgcagatatttttctttacagTGTTTTCATTGTTGTATGTGGCAACAATGGTGGGTAATAGCCTCATAGTCATCACAGTTATAGGTGACTCTCACCTACACACACCAATGTATTTCCTGCTTACAAACCTTTCCATAATTGATATGTCTCTTGCTTCATTTGCCATTCCCAAGATGATTATGGACTACTTAATCAGTAATAAAACCATCTCTTTTGATGGCTGCATCACTCAGATATTTTTCCTACATCTTTTCACTGGTACTGAGATTATTTTACTCATGGCTATGTCCTTTGATAGATACATTGCAATATGTAAGCCCCTGCACTATGCTTCAATTATCAGTACTCACGTATGTGTTGCATTTGTGGTAGCTTCCTGGATTGTAGGAATCATGCATTCAATGAGTCAGGTCATATTTGCCCTCACATTACCATTCTGTGGTCCCAATAAAGTAGATAGCTTTTTCTGTGACCTTCCTGTGGTGTTCCAGCTGGCTTGTGTGGATACTTATGTTTTGGGTCTCTTTATGATCTCAACAAGTGGCATAATTGCTCTGTCctgctttattcttttatttaattcttatgtTATTGTCCTGGTTACTATAAAGCATCATTCTTCCCGAGGATCATCTAAGGCTCTTTCTACCTGTACCGCTCACTTCATTGTTGTCTTCATGTTCTTTGGGCCATGCATCTTCATCTACATGTGGCCACAAAGCAGCTTTCTGGTGGACAAGATCCTATCTGTGTTTTATACTATTTTTACTCCAATTCTGAACCCAGTGATCTATACCTTAAGGAATCAAGATGTACAGACAGccataaagaaactgaaaaataggTTTTTAAATTCCCACAAGACAATTCCTTCTCATTATTTCTTAGCTTTGATTTGCTAACTTCTAGTTTTAGCTTCTAAGGCATTATGTGTCATAGTTTGTGTGACACATAATGTTGATTACAACTCCATGCTAGGCTTCTATTTCTGTAGTAATTATCAAATTACAATTGCCATGAATTGGTGTGGGCACAAGGTCAAGTGcattttgaagttatttttatgtgtttgttcaaaagtcatttgaaatttcagaaaaatcatGTTAGCACAAATGAAGTCTTACAGAAACTAAAACCATAAAAGGTCAGAAGTGACTGTTCTGGTTAGGAATTCAATAATGGTAATTAATTCACTGAAAAAGGGaacaaagaatgagaa includes:
- the LOC100345354 gene encoding olfactory receptor 4K2, which gives rise to MDLANQSIVSEFVLLGLSNSWELQIFFFTVFSLLYVATMVGNSLIVITVIGDSHLHTPMYFLLTNLSIIDMSLASFAIPKMIMDYLISNKTISFDGCITQIFFLHLFTGTEIILLMAMSFDRYIAICKPLHYASIISTHVCVAFVVASWIVGIMHSMSQVIFALTLPFCGPNKVDSFFCDLPVVFQLACVDTYVLGLFMISTSGIIALSCFILLFNSYVIVLVTIKHHSSRGSSKALSTCTAHFIVVFMFFGPCIFIYMWPQSSFLVDKILSVFYTIFTPILNPVIYTLRNQDVQTAIKKLKNRFLKRSEVTVLVRNSIMVINSLKKGTKNEKNKLKKN